One Paralichthys olivaceus isolate ysfri-2021 chromosome 8, ASM2471397v2, whole genome shotgun sequence genomic region harbors:
- the cep44 gene encoding LOW QUALITY PROTEIN: centrosomal protein of 44 kDa (The sequence of the model RefSeq protein was modified relative to this genomic sequence to represent the inferred CDS: deleted 1 base in 1 codon): protein MLSTGDVQGCLRTLESLLRVIRYPGCVDYNGLSKGDPSAFLPIVSFTLTSFSPPLAEQLMSAGLELTGKTDLRFTDKLYKVLRDIFHYKPILTKQQFLQWGFSQRKISVICDVINLVLKKHNQLKKDQGEAGPATHSSGRHCRDPGELNFQPRGRCPGSHKDGREAHPTLTDVGSVSRSFGMTLIQNPSSFPTNPSQSHKVSSASNHNEVQATSSPENGISELAEGKDDKDIMLHLSEVDRRLLAMETQLKNTLSGLDRLKILEKRLEELERGRKTDKNGEEFVTICSTSWENLMSRLLLLETKLELSNPQVKAAQPCPSSSTVSTTPDSSKEVLTDRLESITNMLRSTSNLLKNTQPSTTFANM from the exons ATGCTGTCTACTGGAGATGTCCAAGGTTGTCTTCGTACACTGGAAAGTCTCCTGCGGGTGATAAGGTATCCAGGATGTGTGGACTACAATGG TCTGTCAAAAGGAGATCCCTCAGCTTTTCTTCCAATAGTGAGCTTTACCCTGACATCCTTCTCTCCACCTCTTGCTGAGCAACTGATGTCAGCTGGACTGGAGCTCACTGGCAAAACCGACCTCCGATTCACAGACAAGCTTTACAAG gtCCTCAGAGATATATTCCACTACAAGCCCATACTAACCAAGCAGCAGTTTCTCCAGTGGGGTTTCTCTCAAAGGAAAATCTCT GTCATCTGTGACGTCATTAACTTGGTCCTAAAGAAACATAACCAACTGAAAAAG GACCAGGGCGAGGCCGGCCCAGCCACACATAGCAGTGGCCGACACTGCAGGGATCCAGGCGAGCTAAATTTTCAG cCCAGAGGCAGATGTCCAGGCTCACACAAGGATGGTAGAGAGGCTCATCCAACACTGACTGATGTAGGCAGT GTGTCCCGGTCATTTGGTATGACTCTCATACAAAATCCTTCCTCTTTTCCCACAAACCCCTCCCAATCCCATAAAGTAAGCTCCGCCTCTAATCATAATGAAGTCCAGGCCACCAGTTCTCCTGAAAATGGAATCTCAGAGCTGGCGGAAGGAAAAGATGACAAGGATATCATGTTGCAT tTGTCTGAAGTGGATAGACGGCTCTTAGCAATGGAAACTCAGCTAAAAAATACTCTGTCTGGACTAGACAGGCTCAAGATTCTGGAGAAACGCCTGGAGGAACTTGAGcgagggagaaagacagacaag AATGGAGAAGAATTTGTCACCATATGTAGCACGAGCTGGGAAAATCTGATGAGCAGACTCTTATTATTGGAAACTAAACTGGAACTGAGCAATCCACAG GTAAAGGCTGCACAACCATGTCCATCATCCAGCACCGTCAGCACCACGCCTGATTCTTCAAAG GAGGTCCTCACAGACAGGCTAGAGAGCATCACCAACAT GCTGAGGAGCACCTCCAATTTGTTGAAGAACACTCAACCTTCCACAACATTTGCAAACATGTGA
- the dctd gene encoding deoxycytidylate deaminase isoform X2, protein MDEIPQPKSAHMDGCITKKRDDYLEWPEYFMAVAFLSAQRSKDPSSQVGACIVNQENKIVGIGYNGMPNGCDDDLLPWSRSAADRLDTKYPYVCHAELNAIMNKNSADVKGCTMYVALFPCNECAKLIIQAGIREVIFLSDKYHDTPEMTASRRLLSMADIQCRQFKPKKTEIVIDFNSINHPRMPNSSPQEAAK, encoded by the exons ATGGACGAAATTCCGCAGCCGAAGTCTGCTCACATGGACGG CTGTATAACAAAGAAGAGAGATGACTACTTAGAATGGCCAGAGTACTTTATGGCTGTAGCTTTTCTCTCAGCCCAAAGGAGCAAAGACCCAAGTTCGCAG gTTGGGGCATGTATAGTGAACCAGGAGAATAAGATAGTTGGCATTGGTTACAATGGTATGCCAAATGGCTGTGATGATGACCTACTGCCATGGTCCCGGTCTGCTGCTGATCGACTCGACACAAAATACCCTTATG TGTGCCATGCAGAGCTGAATGccataatgaacaaaaatagcGCTGACGTGAAAGGCTGCACCATGTATGTGGCTTTGTTCCCCTGCAATGAGTGTGCCAAGCTCATCATCCAGGCTG GTATAAGGGAAGTGATCTTTCTGTCAGACAAGTATCATGACACGCCGGAGATGACTGCTTCCAGAAGGCTGCTCAGTATGGCAGACATTCAGTGCAG GCAGTTCAAGCCCAAGAAGACTGAGATTGTCATTGATTTTAATTCCATCAACCACCCTAGAATGCCAAACAGCTCACCACAAGAAGCTGCTAAATGA
- the dctd gene encoding deoxycytidylate deaminase isoform X1 gives MDEIPQPKSAHMDGGKMCPGDATADTGPSCITKKRDDYLEWPEYFMAVAFLSAQRSKDPSSQVGACIVNQENKIVGIGYNGMPNGCDDDLLPWSRSAADRLDTKYPYVCHAELNAIMNKNSADVKGCTMYVALFPCNECAKLIIQAGIREVIFLSDKYHDTPEMTASRRLLSMADIQCRQFKPKKTEIVIDFNSINHPRMPNSSPQEAAK, from the exons ATGGACGAAATTCCGCAGCCGAAGTCTGCTCACATGGACGG GGGGAAGATGTGCCCAGGAGATGCAACGGCTGACACAGGGCCCAG CTGTATAACAAAGAAGAGAGATGACTACTTAGAATGGCCAGAGTACTTTATGGCTGTAGCTTTTCTCTCAGCCCAAAGGAGCAAAGACCCAAGTTCGCAG gTTGGGGCATGTATAGTGAACCAGGAGAATAAGATAGTTGGCATTGGTTACAATGGTATGCCAAATGGCTGTGATGATGACCTACTGCCATGGTCCCGGTCTGCTGCTGATCGACTCGACACAAAATACCCTTATG TGTGCCATGCAGAGCTGAATGccataatgaacaaaaatagcGCTGACGTGAAAGGCTGCACCATGTATGTGGCTTTGTTCCCCTGCAATGAGTGTGCCAAGCTCATCATCCAGGCTG GTATAAGGGAAGTGATCTTTCTGTCAGACAAGTATCATGACACGCCGGAGATGACTGCTTCCAGAAGGCTGCTCAGTATGGCAGACATTCAGTGCAG GCAGTTCAAGCCCAAGAAGACTGAGATTGTCATTGATTTTAATTCCATCAACCACCCTAGAATGCCAAACAGCTCACCACAAGAAGCTGCTAAATGA